ataaaaaaatccacttattaatttcaaaattttttaaatgcacattttttaaaattttattttattaataattagtctatttattaataattttaaatttgtctgatgtctgctatattcacagtcataaatttaatgatatatattttattttattttattgcagaTAAGTATCGTTAGTCTGGTTTATAGCCACTcggaaattttaatgaaagaagtatatttatttgataaaattgatgCACAAGTACGTGGTGAAGAATTGAGACATTTAAAATGCATTGTTTTTATCAGACCGACCAAAGAAAATGTTGCTTTACTTTGTAATGAATTAAGAAATCCAAAGTAtggtatttattatatatgtaagttcATTTCTTTTAACACTAATACTAATCGAATTATTAACTTGCTTATTACTTCATTAGTATTAACAACTAGTAGTTTTTAGATGACCAGCCCCAGGTTGGCGATCCACCTGGAAGTCAGTAAATTTGAATCTCGGTCagggaaaattatttttagatgttaatttttattggagattttattagaaaatattctcgtattaatttcaaatttttttaaattttttgattggtttatttataatttaaaatttatttcatattcgCTATATTCACATTGATAGAAATTGGTAGATTAgtaggacctcgttataagactattaatttttctttcaaactaTTGCGATATCTGGTTTATAATAAAGACAGAAtgatagtcttataacgaggtccgaCTGTATTAAGTCTAGTGTACAAgtataaaactaataattattaaattaatagatttcAGTAATATTATTCCAAAAgctgatattaaattattagcaGAAAGTGATGAACAAGAAGTTGTAAGAGAAGTTCAAGAATTTTATGCTGATTATTTAGCTGTGAACCCGCATTTATTTTCCCTTGGAATAAATTCATGTGCCGAAggtaaaatatcaattataaaaaatatattgtgagacaagggatgaaacaaaacgaatTGAAACCAGGGTAAAGTtggctgacatcacccgcagtCTGCAATTGTGTTTCATCTTGAGTTACATGCaacgttttttatcattacttgCATTGGAACTCAAAGTTTCAGtagcagccagtcagaaacaagttaatttaaaaccaaCTATTAGTGTAAacgtaaattatcaattacaatttataattaagcagaaactataaatactatttattattcatactaatttttatgaaacttaATCACAGTCAGAACTGTCATTGAcgtaaataaaactaatggtCTGAAATTACTACTAAACAAATAAGtatcaaagtttaaattacGAATATCTTTACTTAGTGGGCAGAAACACGATTAGTTTGTTTCTGCCCGCTAACTAAAGGTATTCACAATTTATGCGTTTGCTAATATTAATTCGCAGCATAAGACTGAAATTAGTTTGTTTCGACTGGCTATAGAAATACtgaaacttaaaatttcaatactgGTAAagtaagagacccagtacccgatcagaGAACTAGTATCCgatcactcatatatttataaatctatatttactaaattttactaaatatatctagacaaatacatggagtgatcTGGTACTAGcgcattttatgttattactATAATGTACCAATTAATGACaccatataatttatataaaattagcaGATTTCGTACTAATTTTGTAGACatcacatttaaaattttttttctgcccAATCTTTCgtattataaactaaaaaaatgaattttccaaGGATCTATACATTGcgaataattaatcaaaataaagtttcaattgggttttaaattttagaataaagaataaaaatgtacTAATTTTGGTCgctgaataaatattttcaatataaaaaagtttcgatgcctgtatcataaaaaaatatattacaggTCTGACATGGAATCCAGTTAATTTACATCGTTCCTGTGAGGGAATTATTTCAGTGTtactttcattaaaaaaatgcccATACATTCGTTACCAAAGTAGTTCAGAAATGGCCAAAAGATTGTCGGAAAAAATACGCGAAGTATTAATCAAAGAGtctaattcatttaaattcagGCAGGAGTCAGATCCGCTTTTATTGATACTTGACAGGCGAGATGATCCAGTAACCCCGTTGTTAAATCAGTGGACTTATCAGGCTATGGTTCATGAACTTCTAAGTATTAATAACAATCGTGTTGATTTGTCCCACATACCGGGAATTTCAAAAGAATTACAGGAAGTTGTGCTCAGTGCTGAGCACGATGAGTTTTATGCTGAagtaatttttgagttttattttatttaaaaatgtttttttttgtctctagGTGACtggtttaaattataattttatttttttacagacaatgtatttaaattttggagaAATAGGACAAACGATAAAAGAGTTGATGGAagagtttcaaaaaaaagcaAAGAAACATCAAAAAGTTGAGAGCATTGCtgacatgaaaaattttgttgaaactTACccgttatttaaaaaaatgtctggTACGGTTTCAAAACATGTAACTGTTGTCGGTGAGCTCTCTAATTTAGTTggtaatcataatttattagaagTTTCTGAGACTGAACAAGAACTGTCTTGTCAAAATGATCATTCCAATCAagtgtgtaatttttat
Above is a window of Microplitis demolitor isolate Queensland-Clemson2020A chromosome 1, iyMicDemo2.1a, whole genome shotgun sequence DNA encoding:
- the LOC103569581 gene encoding vacuolar protein sorting-associated protein 45 — encoded protein: MNVVTAIKHYITRMTEESGPGMKVLLMDKQTISIVSLVYSHSEILMKEVYLFDKIDAQVRGEELRHLKCIVFIRPTKENVALLCNELRNPKYGIYYIYFSNIIPKADIKLLAESDEQEVVREVQEFYADYLAVNPHLFSLGINSCAEGLTWNPVNLHRSCEGIISVLLSLKKCPYIRYQSSSEMAKRLSEKIREVLIKESNSFKFRQESDPLLLILDRRDDPVTPLLNQWTYQAMVHELLSINNNRVDLSHIPGISKELQEVVLSAEHDEFYAETMYLNFGEIGQTIKELMEEFQKKAKKHQKVESIADMKNFVETYPLFKKMSGTVSKHVTVVGELSNLVGNHNLLEVSETEQELSCQNDHSNQLQKIKKLLNNPKVRDIDATRLVMLYALHYEKHTNNEIGSLVEMLKKREVPEKYTKLIYSILEYSGINQRQSNLFDREAVAKITKKLFKGLNGVENIYTQHNPLLSETLEDLIKGKLNTQTFPYLGQMTMTRRIQDVIVFIIGGATYEESLAVYNLNKQNPGVKIILGGTTIHNFQSFSNEILSATAGIVPRYRSRNN